The Streptomyces nitrosporeus genome includes a window with the following:
- a CDS encoding acyl-CoA dehydrogenase family protein — translation MSTVLETEEQRALRAAVAALGKRYGREYSTALARRGEHPRELWAEAGKLGYLGVNLPEEYGGGGGGMAELSIVLEELGAAGSPLLMLVVSPAICGTVIARFGTEEQKRTWLPGLSDGSLTMSFGITEPDAGSNSHRITTTARRDGGDWILNGRKVFISGVDISDATLIVGRTEDARSGSLKPCLFIVPRDTPGFSRTPIDMELQAAEKQFELVLNDVRLPAGALVGEEDAGLLQLFAGLNPERVMGAAFAIGMGRYAIERAVAYAKERTVWKGAPIGSHQAIAHPLAQSHIELELARLMMQKAARLVDEGDDIGAGEAANMAKYAAAEACVRAVDQAVHTLGGNGLTREYGLASLITAARVARIAPVSREMILNYVSHQTLGLPKSY, via the coding sequence ATGAGCACCGTCCTCGAAACCGAAGAACAGCGTGCCCTGCGCGCCGCCGTCGCCGCCCTCGGGAAGCGCTACGGCCGCGAGTACAGCACCGCACTCGCCCGCAGGGGCGAACACCCCCGCGAGCTGTGGGCCGAGGCGGGCAAGCTGGGCTACCTCGGCGTCAACCTCCCCGAGGAGTACGGCGGCGGAGGCGGCGGCATGGCCGAACTCTCCATCGTCCTGGAGGAGCTCGGCGCGGCCGGCAGCCCGCTGCTCATGCTGGTCGTCTCTCCGGCGATCTGCGGCACCGTCATCGCCCGGTTCGGCACCGAGGAGCAGAAGCGGACCTGGCTCCCGGGCCTGTCCGACGGCAGCCTGACCATGTCCTTCGGGATCACCGAACCCGACGCCGGGTCCAACTCGCACCGCATCACCACCACCGCCCGCCGCGACGGCGGGGACTGGATACTCAACGGGCGCAAGGTCTTCATCTCCGGCGTCGACATCTCCGACGCCACCCTGATCGTCGGCCGCACCGAGGACGCCCGCTCCGGCAGCCTCAAGCCCTGCCTCTTCATCGTCCCCCGCGACACCCCCGGCTTCTCCCGCACCCCCATCGACATGGAACTCCAGGCGGCCGAGAAGCAGTTCGAGCTGGTCCTGAACGACGTACGGCTGCCCGCCGGCGCGCTCGTCGGCGAGGAGGACGCGGGGCTCCTCCAACTGTTCGCCGGGCTCAACCCCGAACGCGTCATGGGCGCCGCCTTCGCCATCGGCATGGGCCGGTACGCCATCGAGCGAGCCGTCGCCTACGCCAAGGAGCGCACCGTCTGGAAGGGCGCCCCCATCGGCTCCCACCAGGCCATCGCCCACCCCTTGGCCCAGTCCCACATCGAGCTGGAACTGGCCCGGCTGATGATGCAGAAGGCGGCCCGTCTGGTGGACGAGGGCGACGACATCGGCGCGGGCGAGGCCGCCAACATGGCCAAGTACGCCGCCGCCGAGGCATGCGTCCGGGCCGTCGACCAGGCCGTGCACACCCTCGGTGGCAACGGCCTCACCCGCGAGTACGGCCTGGCCTCCCTGATCACGGCCGCGCGTGTCGCCCGGATCGCACCGGTCAGCCGCGAAATGATCCTGAACTACGTCTCCCACCAGACCCTGGGGCTCCCCAAGTCGTACTGA
- a CDS encoding acetyl/propionyl/methylcrotonyl-CoA carboxylase subunit alpha: MTIHTLLVANRGEIACRVFRTCRALGIATVAVYSDADAGALHVREADTAVRLPGNAPADTYLRGDLVVAAALAAGADAVHPGYGFLSENAGFARAVEDAGLLWVGPPVKAIELMASKTRAKELMAAAGVPLLAPVDPAAATAGDLPLLLKAAAGGGGRGMRIVRDLAGLPGELMAAVAEATAAFGDGEVFAEPYVERGRHVEVQVMADGRGTVWALGTRDCSLQRRHQKVVEEAPAPGLDDALRTRLHDAAVAAAEAVGYRGAGTVEFLVSADGRPYFLEMNTRLQVEHPVTEAVFGLDLVALQLRVAEGAPLPAAGPPPPHGHAVEARLYAEDPARDWQPQTGTLFSFDVPDEPGLRLDTGYTGGDTVPVHYDPMLAKVVAHAPTRAEAVRLLSRALRRARIHGPATNRELLVRSLAHPDFTGARPDTGFYDRHLAALTAPAPDDGPARRLAATAAALGRAATRPATGPARFGAWRNLASGPQTRSYRAEPDGTTYDIAYRTVRGALLPETGERVVAAAPDRVTLETGDGLTRHFALAVHGESVYVDTAAGSYTFTALPRFTDPAEHTAPGSLLAPMPGTVVRLADGLAPGAAVEAGQPLIWLEAMKMEHRVLAPATGTLTELHAAPGLQVEVGALLAVVRDASAHQEETTP, translated from the coding sequence ATGACCATCCACACCCTGCTCGTCGCCAACCGGGGCGAGATCGCCTGCCGGGTCTTCCGCACCTGCCGCGCGCTGGGCATCGCCACCGTGGCGGTGTACTCCGACGCGGACGCCGGCGCCCTGCACGTACGGGAGGCCGACACCGCCGTACGCCTCCCGGGGAACGCGCCCGCCGACACCTATCTGCGCGGTGACCTGGTCGTGGCCGCCGCGCTCGCCGCCGGGGCCGACGCCGTGCACCCGGGCTACGGCTTCCTCTCGGAGAACGCGGGATTCGCCCGCGCCGTCGAGGACGCCGGGCTCCTGTGGGTCGGGCCGCCGGTCAAGGCCATCGAGCTGATGGCGTCCAAGACCCGCGCCAAGGAGCTGATGGCCGCCGCCGGCGTACCGCTGCTCGCCCCCGTCGACCCGGCCGCCGCCACCGCCGGTGACCTGCCCCTGCTGCTCAAGGCGGCGGCGGGCGGCGGCGGGCGCGGGATGCGGATCGTACGGGACCTCGCCGGCCTGCCCGGCGAGCTGATGGCCGCGGTGGCCGAGGCCACCGCCGCCTTCGGTGACGGCGAGGTCTTCGCCGAGCCCTACGTCGAACGCGGCCGGCACGTCGAGGTCCAGGTGATGGCCGACGGCCGGGGCACGGTCTGGGCGCTCGGCACCCGGGACTGCTCGCTCCAGCGCCGCCACCAGAAGGTCGTCGAGGAGGCCCCCGCGCCCGGTCTGGACGACGCCCTGCGGACCCGGCTGCACGACGCGGCCGTCGCCGCCGCCGAGGCCGTCGGCTACCGGGGCGCGGGCACCGTGGAGTTCCTCGTCTCCGCCGACGGCCGCCCGTACTTCCTGGAGATGAACACCCGCCTCCAGGTCGAACACCCCGTCACCGAGGCGGTGTTCGGGCTCGACCTGGTCGCCCTGCAGCTGCGCGTCGCGGAAGGCGCACCGCTGCCCGCCGCCGGACCGCCACCGCCGCACGGACACGCCGTCGAGGCCCGGCTGTACGCCGAGGACCCCGCGCGTGACTGGCAGCCGCAGACCGGGACCCTGTTCTCGTTCGACGTACCGGACGAGCCCGGACTGCGCCTGGACACCGGCTACACCGGGGGCGACACCGTCCCGGTGCACTACGACCCGATGCTCGCCAAGGTCGTCGCCCACGCCCCGACCCGCGCCGAGGCCGTACGCCTGCTGAGCCGTGCCCTGAGGCGCGCCCGTATCCACGGCCCGGCCACCAACCGGGAACTGCTCGTACGGTCCCTGGCCCACCCCGACTTCACCGGCGCCCGCCCCGACACCGGCTTCTACGACCGCCACCTGGCCGCCCTCACGGCACCCGCCCCCGACGACGGGCCCGCCCGCCGTCTCGCCGCCACCGCCGCCGCGCTCGGCCGTGCCGCCACCCGGCCCGCCACCGGCCCCGCCCGCTTCGGCGCCTGGCGCAACCTCGCGTCCGGCCCGCAGACCAGGAGCTACCGCGCCGAACCCGACGGCACCACCTACGACATCGCCTACCGCACGGTGCGCGGCGCACTCCTCCCGGAGACCGGGGAGCGCGTCGTGGCCGCCGCACCCGACCGCGTCACCCTCGAAACCGGCGACGGCCTGACCCGCCACTTCGCCCTCGCCGTCCACGGCGAGAGCGTGTACGTCGACACGGCCGCCGGCTCGTACACCTTCACCGCCCTGCCCCGCTTCACCGACCCCGCCGAACACACCGCGCCCGGCTCCCTGCTCGCCCCCATGCCCGGCACCGTCGTCCGCCTCGCGGACGGACTCGCCCCGGGAGCCGCCGTCGAGGCCGGGCAGCCGCTGATCTGGCTGGAGGCGATGAAGATGGAACACCGCGTCCTCGCCCCCGCCACCGGCACCCTCACCGAGCTCCACGCAGCCCCCGGCCTCCAGGTGGAGGTCGGCGCCCTGCTCGCCGTCGTACGTGACGCATCCGCGCACCAGGAGGAGACGACCCCATGA
- a CDS encoding acyl-CoA carboxylase subunit beta, with amino-acid sequence MTVLPTALDTAGPEYADNRAAMLAALDQLAAEHAKALAGGGEKYVTRHHERGKLLARERVELLVDPDTPFLELSPLAGWGSDYAVGASLVTGIGIVEGVECLITANDPTVRGGASNPWTLKKALRANEIAFANRLPCISLVESGGADLPSQKEIFIPGGALFRDITRLSAAGIPTVAVVFGNSTAGGAYVPGMSDHTVMIKERSKVFLGGPPLVKMATGEESDDESLGGAEMHARTSGLADHFAVDEHDALRQARRIVARLNWRKAHPDPRPAEPPEYDEDELLGIVPGDLKVPFDPREVIARLVDGSDFDAFKPLYGTSLVTGWARLHGYPVGILANARGVLFSEESQKAAQFIQLANQRDIPLLFLHNTTGYMVGKEYEQGGIIKHGAMMINAVSNSRVPHLSVLMGASYGAGHYGMCGRAYDPRFLFAWPGSKSAVMGPQQLAGVLSIVARASSAAKGRPYDDEADAALRAMVEQQIEAESLPVFLSGRLYDDGVIDPRDTRTVLGMCLSAIHTAPVEGARGGFGVFRM; translated from the coding sequence ATGACCGTCCTGCCCACGGCCCTGGACACCGCCGGGCCCGAGTACGCCGACAACCGCGCGGCCATGCTGGCCGCGCTGGACCAACTGGCCGCCGAACACGCCAAGGCGCTGGCGGGCGGCGGCGAGAAGTACGTCACCCGGCACCACGAGCGCGGCAAACTGCTCGCCCGGGAACGCGTCGAGCTCCTGGTCGACCCGGACACCCCGTTCCTGGAGCTGTCCCCGCTCGCCGGCTGGGGCAGCGACTACGCGGTGGGCGCCTCACTGGTCACCGGCATCGGGATCGTCGAGGGCGTCGAGTGCCTGATCACCGCCAACGACCCGACCGTACGCGGCGGGGCGTCCAACCCCTGGACCCTGAAGAAGGCACTGCGGGCCAACGAGATCGCCTTCGCCAACCGGCTGCCCTGCATCAGCCTCGTCGAGTCCGGGGGCGCCGACCTGCCCTCGCAGAAGGAGATCTTCATCCCCGGCGGGGCGCTCTTCAGGGACATCACCCGGCTGTCGGCGGCCGGCATCCCGACCGTGGCCGTCGTCTTCGGGAACTCCACGGCGGGCGGGGCGTACGTCCCCGGCATGTCCGACCACACCGTGATGATCAAGGAGCGGTCCAAGGTCTTCCTCGGCGGCCCGCCGCTGGTGAAGATGGCCACCGGCGAGGAGAGCGACGACGAGTCCCTCGGCGGGGCCGAGATGCACGCCCGTACCTCCGGTCTCGCCGACCACTTCGCGGTGGACGAGCACGACGCGCTGCGCCAGGCCCGGCGGATCGTCGCCCGCCTCAACTGGCGCAAGGCACACCCCGACCCGCGACCGGCCGAGCCGCCGGAGTACGACGAGGACGAGCTGCTCGGGATCGTCCCGGGCGACCTGAAGGTGCCCTTCGACCCGCGTGAGGTGATCGCCCGGCTGGTCGACGGATCGGACTTCGACGCCTTCAAACCGCTGTACGGGACCAGCCTGGTCACCGGCTGGGCACGGCTGCACGGCTACCCGGTCGGCATCCTCGCCAACGCGCGCGGTGTGCTGTTCAGCGAGGAGTCGCAGAAGGCCGCCCAGTTCATCCAGCTCGCCAACCAGCGCGACATCCCCCTGCTGTTCCTGCACAACACCACCGGCTACATGGTCGGCAAGGAGTACGAACAGGGCGGCATCATCAAGCACGGCGCGATGATGATCAACGCGGTCTCCAACTCCCGGGTCCCGCACCTGTCCGTGCTGATGGGCGCCTCCTACGGCGCCGGCCACTACGGCATGTGCGGCCGGGCCTACGACCCCCGGTTCCTCTTCGCCTGGCCCGGCAGCAAGTCCGCCGTCATGGGCCCCCAGCAGCTCGCCGGCGTCCTGTCGATCGTCGCCCGCGCCTCCTCCGCCGCCAAGGGCCGACCCTACGACGACGAGGCCGACGCCGCACTGCGCGCCATGGTCGAGCAGCAGATCGAGGCGGAGTCCCTGCCGGTGTTCCTGTCCGGCCGGCTCTACGACGACGGGGTCATCGACCCGCGCGACACCAGGACCGTCCTCGGGATGTGCCTGTCCGCGATCCACACGGCACCGGTCGAGGGCGCCCGCGGCGGCTTCGGCGTCTTCCGGATGTGA
- a CDS encoding acyclic terpene utilization AtuA family protein — protein MTPPGRSPAPLRIGNASGFYGDRFDAVREMLTGGPLDVLTGDYLAELTMLILGRSRLKDPERGYASTFLRQLEENLHLAHERGVRIVTNAGGLNPAGLAGAIRRLAAELGVPVSVAHVEGDSLPVPEGCLTANAYLGGRGIAACLRAGADIVVTGRVTDAALVTGPAAAHFGWGPDDLDALAGAVVAGHVLECGTQATGGNYAFFTGHDVRRPGFPLAEIHADGSSVITKHDGTGGVVDLGTVTAQLLYETDGARYAGPDVTARLDTVTLTPDGPDRVRIHGVRGEAPPPTLKTGLTRLGGWRNEVVFVLTGLDVEAKARLVRDQFADALARAGRAPDEVRWELARTDHEDAATEETASALLRLVVRDRDAGTVGRAVSGAAVELALGSYPGFHVTAPPGKGSPYGVFEAGTVAAEEVGHLAVLPDGRREAVPATGPYRDLAPVEEPALPEPLPAGPVRSVPLGLVAGARSGDKGGDANVGVWVRDEDAWRWLAHELTVERFGELLPETARLTVVRHVLPNLRALNFVVRGLLGEGVAAQARFDPQAKALGEWLRSRHLPVPVTLLDPRTEVRV, from the coding sequence GTGACGCCCCCCGGCCGCAGCCCCGCGCCGCTGCGCATCGGCAACGCCTCCGGGTTCTACGGCGACCGCTTCGACGCGGTGCGCGAGATGCTGACCGGCGGGCCCCTCGACGTGCTGACCGGGGACTACCTCGCCGAACTCACCATGCTGATCCTGGGGCGGAGCCGCCTGAAGGACCCGGAGCGCGGATACGCCTCCACCTTCCTGAGGCAGCTGGAGGAGAACCTCCACCTCGCCCATGAGCGGGGGGTCCGGATCGTCACCAACGCCGGGGGCCTGAACCCGGCCGGGCTCGCCGGCGCGATCCGCCGACTGGCGGCGGAACTCGGCGTACCGGTGAGCGTCGCCCATGTGGAGGGCGACAGCCTGCCTGTTCCCGAGGGGTGCCTCACCGCCAACGCCTACCTCGGCGGCCGGGGGATCGCCGCCTGTCTGCGGGCCGGGGCCGACATCGTGGTCACCGGGCGGGTCACCGACGCCGCCCTCGTCACCGGGCCCGCCGCCGCCCACTTCGGCTGGGGCCCGGACGACCTGGACGCACTGGCCGGAGCCGTGGTCGCCGGACACGTACTGGAGTGCGGGACACAGGCCACCGGCGGCAACTACGCGTTCTTCACCGGCCACGACGTCCGCCGGCCCGGCTTCCCGCTCGCCGAGATCCACGCCGACGGGTCGAGCGTCATCACCAAGCACGACGGCACGGGCGGGGTCGTGGACCTCGGCACCGTCACCGCCCAGCTGCTGTACGAGACCGACGGCGCCCGGTACGCCGGGCCCGACGTCACCGCACGCCTGGACACCGTCACCCTGACACCGGACGGACCGGACCGGGTGCGGATCCACGGGGTGCGCGGCGAGGCCCCGCCGCCCACGCTGAAGACCGGGCTCACCCGGCTGGGCGGCTGGCGCAACGAGGTCGTGTTCGTGCTGACCGGACTGGACGTCGAGGCCAAGGCCCGCCTGGTGCGCGACCAGTTCGCCGACGCCCTCGCCCGCGCCGGACGGGCGCCGGACGAGGTGCGCTGGGAGCTGGCCCGGACCGACCACGAGGACGCCGCGACCGAGGAGACGGCGAGCGCCCTGCTCCGGCTCGTCGTACGCGACCGGGACGCCGGGACCGTCGGGCGCGCCGTGTCCGGGGCGGCCGTGGAACTGGCCCTCGGCAGCTACCCCGGGTTCCACGTCACCGCCCCGCCCGGAAAGGGCTCCCCGTACGGGGTGTTCGAGGCCGGGACGGTGGCGGCGGAAGAGGTCGGGCACCTGGCGGTGCTGCCGGACGGACGGCGTGAGGCGGTGCCCGCCACCGGGCCGTACCGGGACCTGGCCCCCGTCGAGGAGCCCGCGCTGCCCGAACCGCTGCCCGCCGGCCCCGTCCGCAGCGTCCCGCTCGGCCTGGTCGCCGGGGCGCGCAGCGGGGACAAGGGCGGTGACGCCAACGTCGGCGTATGGGTGCGGGACGAGGACGCCTGGCGGTGGCTGGCCCATGAGCTGACCGTCGAGCGGTTCGGGGAACTCCTCCCGGAGACCGCCCGGCTGACCGTCGTACGCCATGTCCTGCCGAACCTGCGGGCGCTGAACTTCGTCGTCCGCGGCCTCCTCGGCGAAGGCGTCGCCGCCCAGGCCCGTTTCGACCCGCAGGCCAAGGCGCTGGGGGAGTGGCTGCGCTCACGGCACCTGCCCGTCCCCGTCACCCTGCTGGACCCCCGCACGGAGGTGCGCGTATGA
- a CDS encoding TIGR03084 family metal-binding protein produces the protein MSDASAVNAAVLDDLRQESEELDLLVAGADVEGWAAPTPAEGWTVAHQIAHLAWTDEVALVAVTEPDAFGAEVEKALARPGTFVDEAAAETVALTPAGELLVRWREGRGRLQEALRAAPPGARFPWYGPPMSVASMATARLMETWAHGQDVADALGAVRAPTSRLRHVARIGVRARDYAYLVRGEQPPAEPFRVELKGLDGELVVHGPEDAAQRVGGPLLDFCLLVTQRAHRDDLALTAVGPDADRWLDIAQAFAGPAGPGRPPEAAR, from the coding sequence GTGTCCGATGCATCGGCCGTGAACGCCGCCGTACTCGACGATCTGCGTCAGGAGAGCGAGGAACTCGACCTGCTGGTCGCCGGGGCGGACGTGGAGGGCTGGGCCGCGCCGACCCCCGCCGAGGGGTGGACCGTGGCGCACCAGATCGCCCACCTGGCCTGGACCGACGAGGTCGCCCTGGTCGCCGTCACCGAGCCGGACGCCTTCGGCGCCGAGGTCGAGAAGGCGCTCGCCCGGCCCGGCACCTTCGTGGACGAGGCCGCGGCGGAGACCGTCGCGCTGACACCGGCCGGGGAGCTGCTCGTACGGTGGCGGGAGGGGCGCGGCCGGCTGCAGGAGGCGCTGCGGGCGGCGCCGCCGGGGGCGAGGTTCCCCTGGTACGGGCCGCCGATGAGCGTCGCCTCCATGGCGACCGCCCGGCTGATGGAGACCTGGGCGCACGGCCAGGACGTGGCCGACGCCCTCGGCGCCGTACGCGCACCGACGTCCCGGCTGCGGCATGTGGCCCGGATCGGGGTGCGGGCCCGGGACTACGCCTATCTCGTACGGGGCGAACAGCCGCCCGCCGAGCCCTTCCGCGTCGAACTGAAGGGCCTGGACGGCGAGCTGGTGGTCCACGGGCCCGAGGACGCCGCCCAGCGGGTCGGCGGGCCGCTCCTCGACTTCTGCCTGCTGGTCACCCAGCGCGCCCACCGCGACGACCTCGCCCTCACCGCCGTGGGGCCGGACGCCGACCGGTGGCTGGACATCGCCCAGGCATTCGCCGGCCCGGCGGGCCCGGGGCGCCCCCCGGAGGCGGCCCGGTGA
- a CDS encoding ribbon-helix-helix domain-containing protein: MVKTTVYLPEALEARLDAESSATGISRAELIRRGVAMLLEQAERPKHSAPLPVFDSGRPLTPEAMDEAVYTHIKERAARR, encoded by the coding sequence ATGGTGAAGACGACCGTGTACCTTCCCGAGGCGCTGGAAGCACGCCTGGACGCGGAGTCGTCGGCCACCGGCATCAGCAGGGCCGAACTCATCCGGCGGGGCGTGGCGATGCTGCTGGAGCAGGCGGAGCGGCCCAAGCACAGCGCCCCGCTCCCCGTGTTCGACAGCGGGCGCCCGCTCACCCCCGAGGCCATGGACGAAGCCGTCTACACCCACATCAAGGAACGGGCCGCCCGGCGTTGA
- a CDS encoding EamA family transporter: MSAGLPEAVAAGLAEDGTARAGGGRAALGPVALVVAGGLSVQFGAAIAVLLMPRAGALGVVTLRLAAAALVLLVVCRPKLRGHSRADWGTVVAFGVAMGGMNTLFYQAVDRIPLGPAVTLEVLGPLVLSVVASRRLANLVWAGLALGGVVLLSGGGFDRLDPVGAAYALGAGAMWAAYIVFSARTGRRFPQADGLALAMAVAALLSLPLGILESGSKLLVPSTLGLGAAVALLSSVLPYTLELMALRRLPAPTFAVLMSLEPAIAALAGFLVLDQALSTVDALAIALVIGASMGAVRATAPRGTMEKGRRRRVRLGRRPVHGNRQEE; this comes from the coding sequence GTGTCCGCCGGTCTTCCCGAGGCCGTGGCCGCCGGGCTCGCCGAGGACGGCACGGCACGCGCCGGTGGCGGCCGGGCGGCGCTGGGACCGGTCGCCCTGGTGGTCGCGGGCGGTCTCTCCGTCCAGTTCGGCGCGGCGATCGCGGTCCTGCTGATGCCCAGGGCGGGCGCGCTCGGCGTGGTCACCCTGCGTCTGGCCGCCGCCGCGCTCGTCCTGCTCGTCGTCTGCCGGCCGAAGCTGCGCGGCCACTCGCGTGCCGACTGGGGGACCGTGGTCGCCTTCGGTGTGGCGATGGGCGGCATGAACACGCTCTTCTACCAGGCCGTCGACCGCATCCCGCTGGGCCCTGCCGTCACCCTGGAGGTGCTGGGGCCCCTCGTCCTGTCCGTGGTGGCCTCCCGCCGCCTGGCCAACCTGGTCTGGGCGGGGCTGGCGCTCGGCGGGGTGGTCCTGCTCAGCGGCGGAGGCTTCGACCGGCTGGACCCCGTCGGGGCCGCGTACGCCCTCGGGGCGGGCGCCATGTGGGCGGCGTACATCGTCTTCAGCGCCCGCACCGGCCGCCGCTTCCCGCAGGCGGACGGGCTGGCCCTCGCGATGGCGGTGGCGGCGCTGCTGTCACTGCCGCTCGGCATCCTGGAGTCCGGCTCGAAGCTCCTGGTCCCCAGCACCCTGGGCCTGGGCGCCGCCGTGGCCCTGCTCAGCTCCGTCCTCCCGTACACCCTGGAACTCATGGCCCTGCGGCGGCTGCCGGCCCCGACCTTCGCGGTGCTGATGAGCCTGGAACCCGCCATCGCGGCCCTGGCCGGCTTCCTCGTCCTGGACCAGGCGCTCTCCACCGTCGACGCCCTGGCCATCGCCCTGGTCATCGGCGCCAGCATGGGCGCGGTGCGCGCCACGGCCCCGCGAGGGACCATGGAGAAGGGCAGGAGGCGCCGGGTGCGCCTCGGAAGGAGGCCGGTCCATGGCAACCGCCAAGAAGAGTGA
- a CDS encoding LysR family transcriptional regulator: MSTDQGPGRGIELRHLRAFLAVADEGGITRAAARLGLSQPVVSRTLAALERHLGARLVDRSTHHLALTPAGVVFRDKAVAAVGAFDEAVAPARTHRRPLRLGHAWSAFGPYTTPLLRAWQERHPGTPLELLRIDDRTAGLARGDVDAAVLRGTVDTPGIVTTVLFTEDRVAAVAADGPLAARVSLRLADLGGGPVVLNPVSGTTTPALWPPEIRPSVTLTVANTDDWLTAIAAGRGTGVTGSSTAGTHPHTGVAYRPLDDAPPLPVLLARRDGPGHPALPYLLELAREIVGRGPGQADGGQAGRPDLRGEGTR, from the coding sequence ATGAGCACTGACCAGGGTCCGGGGCGCGGTATCGAGCTCAGGCATCTGCGGGCCTTCCTGGCCGTCGCCGACGAGGGCGGCATCACGCGGGCCGCCGCACGGCTGGGGCTGAGCCAGCCCGTGGTCTCCCGTACGCTCGCCGCGCTGGAGCGGCATCTGGGGGCGCGGCTGGTGGACCGGTCCACCCATCATCTGGCGCTCACCCCGGCAGGGGTCGTCTTCCGGGACAAGGCCGTCGCGGCGGTGGGCGCCTTCGACGAAGCGGTGGCACCCGCCCGAACGCACCGCCGGCCGCTGCGGCTGGGGCATGCCTGGTCGGCGTTCGGCCCGTACACCACACCGCTGCTGCGGGCCTGGCAGGAACGGCATCCCGGCACCCCGCTGGAACTGCTGCGGATCGACGACCGTACGGCCGGGCTGGCCCGGGGGGACGTGGACGCGGCGGTGCTGCGCGGGACGGTGGACACACCGGGGATCGTCACGACGGTGCTGTTCACCGAGGACCGGGTGGCGGCCGTCGCCGCGGACGGCCCGCTCGCCGCGCGCGTCTCGCTGCGCCTCGCGGACCTGGGCGGGGGGCCGGTGGTCCTGAACCCCGTCTCGGGCACCACGACGCCCGCCCTGTGGCCCCCGGAGATCCGGCCCTCCGTCACCCTCACCGTCGCCAACACCGACGATTGGCTGACCGCGATCGCGGCCGGCCGGGGCACCGGGGTGACCGGGAGCTCGACCGCCGGCACGCACCCGCACACGGGGGTCGCCTACCGTCCGCTGGACGACGCCCCGCCGCTGCCGGTGCTGCTGGCCCGCCGGGACGGCCCCGGGCACCCGGCGCTCCCGTACCTGCTGGAGCTGGCCCGGGAGATCGTCGGCCGGGGCCCCGGGCAGGCGGACGGCGGGCAGGCGGGGCGCCCGGACCTGCGGGGCGAGGGGACCCGGTGA